Proteins from a genomic interval of Calorimonas adulescens:
- the fliY gene encoding flagellar motor switch phosphatase FliY, with protein sequence MVSDNILSQKEIDALLHGVSAVNSQSMESEVLTPFEIDVLGEIGNISMGTSATTLYTLLRNKVSITTPSVSIVTWEELKVNYPVPYVGILVEYTKGITGFNLLILEVKDVMIMTDLMMGGDGTNINGEIGDLQLSAVSEAMNQMIGSAATSLATILKKDINISPPKAFIVDFPSDVPGDLPLHQDKLVQISFDMVVGNLINSKIMQLMPIDFAKEIVSSLTPNTDEHTKDDEPIQKEDVKKTGAINDTEMKNTRGKVEVKPAIFQELSETPGAVTSNIDLIMDVPLDVTVELGRTRKTIKEILEIGTGSVIELDKIAGEPVDILVNGKIIAKGEVVVIDENFGVRITDIIKNDKNELINSYRNMEV encoded by the coding sequence ATGGTGTCTGATAATATACTTTCTCAGAAAGAAATTGATGCATTGTTACATGGGGTATCAGCTGTAAATAGCCAATCAATGGAGTCCGAGGTGTTAACACCATTTGAGATTGATGTACTGGGCGAGATTGGAAATATAAGCATGGGCACGTCTGCCACAACTCTTTACACTTTATTGAGAAATAAAGTTTCAATAACTACTCCGAGTGTTTCGATAGTGACATGGGAGGAACTAAAGGTCAATTATCCAGTACCCTATGTGGGAATTCTTGTAGAATATACCAAGGGAATTACAGGATTTAACCTTTTAATTCTTGAAGTAAAAGATGTAATGATAATGACAGATCTTATGATGGGAGGGGACGGTACAAATATTAATGGTGAAATAGGTGATTTACAGCTAAGCGCCGTATCTGAGGCGATGAATCAGATGATAGGCTCTGCTGCAACATCTCTAGCAACCATACTCAAAAAGGATATTAATATATCGCCTCCAAAAGCATTTATAGTGGATTTTCCTTCTGATGTACCTGGTGACTTGCCTCTTCACCAGGACAAGCTGGTACAGATATCCTTTGATATGGTTGTTGGCAATCTGATAAACAGCAAAATCATGCAACTAATGCCAATTGATTTTGCAAAGGAGATTGTAAGCAGCCTTACACCAAATACTGATGAGCATACTAAAGACGATGAACCCATTCAGAAAGAAGATGTGAAAAAGACTGGTGCAATCAACGACACAGAAATGAAAAACACGCGAGGGAAGGTTGAGGTAAAACCAGCAATATTTCAGGAACTCAGTGAGACACCTGGCGCTGTTACATCTAATATTGATCTTATTATGGATGTTCCTCTTGATGTGACAGTAGAGTTGGGAAGAACAAGAAAAACTATTAAAGAGATATTGGAGATTGGTACGGGGTCTGTCATTGAATTGGACAAGATAGCCGGAGAACCAGTTGACATACTTGTCAATGGGAAAATAATAGCAAAAGGTGAGGTAGTAGTAATTGACGAGAACTTTGGTGTTAGAATAACAGATATTATAAAGAATGATAAAAATGAATTAATCAATTCTTATAGAAATATGGAGGTATAA
- a CDS encoding protein-glutamate methylesterase/protein-glutamine glutaminase produces the protein MSTSKVKVMVVDDSAFMRKFVSDIVNSSEDMYVIDTAVNGLEAVSKVVDRRPDVVLMDVEMPIMDGLTAVKKIMEVRPTPIIMLSALTKEGAETTLKALELGAIDFVLKPSNFIYFKTQNIDQLLIEKILMASKTNLFNLSPVSRVDHLHKATQTMNLKDNLKNLVAIGVSTGGPKALQYVVPQLPADLPSAVLIVQHMPAGFTRSLANRLNEISNMLVKEAEDGENINPGTVYIAPGGYHMKVYAKDRKYFIGLSNEPPVKGLKPCFDILLSSLSKIDLKIIAVIMTGMGNDGTKGLIELRDREVYMIAQNEKTSTIYGMPKSAIETGLIDEVLPLDRIAEKIEKIARGF, from the coding sequence ATGTCTACATCTAAAGTTAAGGTAATGGTGGTTGATGACTCTGCTTTCATGAGGAAATTCGTTTCAGATATTGTAAATTCTTCCGAAGACATGTATGTTATTGATACCGCAGTCAATGGCCTGGAAGCAGTTAGCAAGGTTGTCGATAGACGTCCTGACGTTGTATTGATGGATGTCGAGATGCCTATCATGGATGGATTGACAGCAGTTAAGAAAATAATGGAAGTTAGACCAACACCAATTATTATGTTGAGTGCGCTTACAAAAGAAGGTGCAGAAACTACCCTAAAGGCTCTTGAGCTGGGGGCAATAGATTTTGTTTTGAAACCCTCTAATTTTATTTATTTTAAAACTCAGAATATTGATCAGTTATTGATTGAAAAAATATTGATGGCCAGCAAAACTAATCTATTTAATTTGTCACCTGTTTCCAGAGTTGACCATCTACACAAAGCCACACAAACCATGAACTTAAAAGACAACCTCAAAAATTTAGTTGCCATTGGTGTTTCAACTGGTGGTCCAAAAGCTTTGCAGTACGTCGTACCGCAATTACCGGCAGATCTGCCGTCTGCTGTTTTGATCGTGCAACATATGCCAGCTGGTTTTACTAGATCTCTGGCCAACCGATTGAACGAAATCTCTAATATGCTTGTAAAAGAAGCTGAAGACGGTGAAAATATTAATCCAGGTACGGTTTATATTGCACCAGGAGGCTATCATATGAAAGTCTATGCTAAAGACAGAAAATATTTTATAGGATTGAGCAATGAACCACCTGTCAAAGGTCTGAAACCCTGTTTTGACATACTGCTATCGAGCCTTTCAAAAATTGATCTAAAGATTATAGCTGTAATAATGACGGGGATGGGAAATGACGGTACAAAGGGATTGATAGAGTTGCGTGACAGAGAAGTATATATGATTGCACAAAACGAAAAGACGTCTACAATATATGGAATGCCGAAATCTGCTATAGAAACAGGTCTTATTGATGAAGTGCTTCCATTGGATAGGATAGCTGAAAAAATTGAAAAGATAGCAAGGGGGTTCTAA
- a CDS encoding GTPase — MKIKKYIADDMQKAFIMIKEDLGKDAVILSSQKVRKKGIAGYFSRPVFEVIAAVDEEAGKKEFHEELSIKKLEYKINELQNMLKNNTKPEELAIQEHNLIKKIRNAGVSNDIIELIKNNIILDDSESSIYKVGDMFLNILKKPDLIKIENKPTSVLFVGPTGVGKTTTIAKLASNMVLKEKLKVALLTMDTYRIAAVEQIKKYGDILGIPTKVINNPLEITAALKEYKDFDLVLIDTAGRNHKNDYQLDEIKSLLKIYHISRVYLVLSLTTKDDDLKEIVDRYRFIENYSLLFTKQDETTNIGGIINVCYASGKSPSYVTNGQRVPDDITVFNPEQYVKELLRG; from the coding sequence ATGAAAATAAAGAAGTATATTGCTGATGATATGCAAAAAGCATTTATTATGATAAAAGAAGACCTTGGAAAAGACGCTGTTATACTCTCTTCACAGAAGGTAAGAAAAAAAGGGATTGCAGGTTATTTTTCACGCCCAGTTTTTGAGGTGATTGCCGCCGTTGACGAGGAGGCAGGCAAAAAAGAATTCCATGAAGAGTTAAGTATAAAAAAACTGGAGTATAAAATAAATGAACTTCAAAATATGTTGAAAAATAATACTAAACCTGAAGAGTTAGCTATTCAAGAGCATAATTTGATAAAAAAAATAAGGAATGCAGGAGTATCAAATGATATAATAGAATTAATTAAAAATAATATTATTCTCGATGATAGTGAATCATCGATATATAAAGTGGGTGATATGTTTCTTAATATATTGAAAAAGCCAGATTTAATAAAGATTGAGAACAAGCCAACTTCTGTATTATTTGTTGGTCCCACAGGGGTTGGGAAGACCACAACCATTGCCAAACTTGCCTCAAATATGGTGCTTAAAGAAAAACTAAAGGTTGCCTTATTGACGATGGATACATATAGAATTGCTGCAGTGGAACAAATAAAAAAATATGGTGATATACTTGGCATTCCAACAAAGGTAATAAATAATCCCTTAGAAATTACAGCTGCACTTAAAGAATATAAAGATTTTGATCTTGTGCTTATTGACACTGCAGGAAGAAACCATAAGAATGATTATCAACTTGATGAGATAAAGTCACTTTTAAAAATATATCATATATCCAGAGTATATCTTGTATTGAGCCTTACTACTAAGGACGATGACCTAAAGGAAATAGTAGATAGATATAGATTTATAGAAAATTATTCACTTTTATTTACAAAACAGGATGAAACAACAAATATTGGGGGTATAATTAATGTGTGCTATGCTTCAGGAAAAAGTCCTTCATATGTAACAAACGGTCAAAGGGTTCCAGATGACATAACTGTTTTTAATCCAGAACAATATGTAAAAGAGCTGTTAAGGGGATAA
- the fliR gene encoding flagellar biosynthetic protein FliR yields MNDTVVITWVVNFLLLFSRILGITILNPIFSRREIPYVVKIGLSLFLTLILKNLIPEISITDNIVEFSVILIKEFLIGLIIGFVSFLFFHAIYIAGELIDMSMGFGIVNVLDIQNNVQVPIMGNFLYILSLLIFIMINGHYYFISAIFDSYKFIPMGVLVVNDNFLQFFINAFIKVFSIGFKLSAPVVITILLVDIALGILSRTVPQMNVFMVGMPLRVLVGIITMMIALPVFIFSLNALFDGSFEGIYNIIKIIGGAS; encoded by the coding sequence ATGAATGACACTGTTGTTATTACATGGGTTGTGAATTTTCTGTTATTGTTTTCAAGGATTCTTGGGATAACTATCTTGAATCCTATCTTCAGTAGAAGAGAAATACCATATGTTGTGAAGATCGGGTTAAGCTTGTTTTTAACTTTAATACTTAAAAATTTAATACCAGAAATTTCCATTACTGATAATATTGTAGAATTTTCGGTTATCCTGATAAAAGAATTTTTAATAGGACTTATAATTGGCTTTGTGAGCTTTCTTTTTTTCCATGCCATCTATATAGCCGGAGAACTCATCGATATGTCAATGGGATTTGGGATTGTCAATGTATTGGATATACAAAACAATGTTCAGGTACCTATAATGGGCAATTTTCTATATATATTAAGTTTATTAATTTTTATTATGATTAACGGGCATTATTATTTCATAAGTGCCATTTTTGACAGCTATAAATTCATACCAATGGGTGTGCTGGTTGTAAATGATAATTTTTTACAGTTTTTCATTAATGCTTTTATTAAGGTTTTTTCAATAGGCTTTAAGCTAAGTGCACCAGTGGTAATAACAATTTTGCTTGTTGACATTGCCTTAGGTATCTTGTCCAGGACAGTGCCACAGATGAATGTGTTCATGGTAGGTATGCCATTGCGGGTGTTGGTAGGTATAATAACAATGATGATTGCGCTACCCGTATTTATATTTTCATTAAATGCATTGTTTGATGGTAGTTTTGAGGGAATTTATAACATTATTAAGATAATTGGGGGAGCCTCTTGA
- the fliP gene encoding flagellar type III secretion system pore protein FliP (The bacterial flagellar biogenesis protein FliP forms a type III secretion system (T3SS)-type pore required for flagellar assembly.), with translation MQNTIPPNISINISPGSTSGLAPSLYILLILTIITLSPSLLIMLTSFTRIIIVLSFTRSALGTQQVPSNQVLIGLALFLTLFVMSPVISQVNNNAVQPYINGQITEEQALEQGIKPIREFMLKQTRTSDLNLFLSLSKENIQEGVDNLPLRIVVPAFILSEIKTAFEMGFLIYIPFLIIDMVVSSVLMSMGMFMLPPVMISLPFKILLFILVNGWDLIIKSLIVSFN, from the coding sequence ATGCAGAATACAATACCTCCAAATATAAGTATAAATATAAGCCCAGGCAGTACTTCGGGGTTGGCGCCATCATTATACATTTTGCTTATTTTAACCATAATTACATTATCTCCATCATTACTTATAATGCTTACTTCATTCACAAGAATAATCATTGTACTTTCCTTTACCCGAAGTGCCCTTGGGACGCAGCAGGTTCCATCAAATCAGGTACTAATTGGACTGGCATTGTTTTTAACTCTTTTTGTAATGTCTCCTGTAATAAGTCAAGTAAACAACAATGCGGTTCAACCATATATAAATGGTCAAATAACCGAAGAGCAGGCCTTAGAGCAAGGTATAAAACCCATACGGGAGTTTATGCTAAAGCAGACGAGAACAAGTGATTTAAATTTATTTTTAAGCCTTTCTAAAGAAAATATCCAGGAAGGTGTAGATAACTTACCTCTAAGGATTGTGGTTCCTGCTTTTATATTAAGTGAGATTAAAACAGCTTTTGAGATGGGCTTTCTCATTTATATACCATTTTTAATAATTGATATGGTTGTATCCAGCGTGCTCATGTCGATGGGTATGTTTATGTTGCCACCGGTAATGATATCATTACCTTTTAAGATACTACTATTTATACTCGTAAATGGTTGGGATCTTATTATAAAATCCCTTATTGTCAGTTTTAATTGA
- the flhA gene encoding flagellar biosynthesis protein FlhA → MKIGNIVVSIFALGIVIMIIVPIPPFLLDILLVFNISLSVIILLLSIYAHNFNEFSVFPSLLLLTTLLRLGLNVSTTRLILQTGNAGNVIRAFGNFVVGGNVVTGLIMFLIIFLIQFIVITRGAERVSEVAARFTLDAMPGKQMAIDADLNTGLIDEDEAKKRRLLIQQEADFYGSMDGASKFIRGDAIVGLIIVIIDIIAGLIIGMVQKGMSIDQAFTTYTILTVGDGLVSQIPALLISTSSGILVTKSSSIHDMGEDIIKQLTQQPIVLMLGAVIIAILGLMPSLPKIPMFLISSIIGYLGYTMYTSAKEEKLEESVSVKKSEEIKKPENVLSLLQVDPIEIEFGYGIIPLADSSQGGDLLDRIVMIRRQLAVELGIIVPMIRLRDNIHLKSNEYIIKLKGIEVARGEIMFGRYLAMNPGGEIEGGGIDGIPTKEPAFGLPAIWIDENNRERAEALGYTVVDLSSVIATHLTSILRKYAYEILSRQDVQTLIDNIKESNKALVDEVIPKVISLGELQKILSNLLREGLSIRDLATILEAISDNINLTRDTDILTEYVRQSMARYITSLYTTNRKINVLAVDQDIENKILNSIQQTERGLTVSIEPEFVNNLLRAISKEIPKFNAYGGQPIILTQPIVRFEIKRLTEQAIPELVVLSYNELTSDVQLNIIGTVRV, encoded by the coding sequence ATGAAAATTGGTAACATTGTTGTAAGCATCTTTGCATTGGGCATAGTTATTATGATTATCGTACCAATACCACCATTTTTACTGGACATTTTGCTGGTATTTAATATATCTTTGTCAGTAATTATATTATTGCTATCAATCTATGCACATAATTTTAATGAGTTTTCGGTCTTTCCTTCATTACTATTGCTCACTACCTTATTGCGTCTTGGACTAAATGTATCAACCACAAGACTGATATTACAGACAGGCAATGCAGGCAATGTAATAAGAGCATTTGGGAATTTTGTGGTTGGTGGTAATGTTGTAACAGGCTTGATTATGTTCCTTATAATTTTCTTGATTCAATTTATAGTTATCACCAGAGGAGCTGAGAGAGTCTCAGAAGTGGCCGCAAGATTTACGCTGGATGCAATGCCGGGTAAACAAATGGCAATAGATGCTGATTTAAACACCGGCCTCATTGATGAAGACGAAGCAAAAAAAAGAAGGTTATTAATTCAGCAGGAAGCTGATTTCTATGGGTCAATGGATGGTGCGAGCAAATTTATAAGAGGAGATGCTATTGTTGGTCTTATAATAGTTATCATAGATATTATTGCAGGCCTTATTATTGGAATGGTACAAAAAGGAATGAGCATTGACCAGGCATTTACAACTTATACAATTTTAACTGTTGGAGATGGATTGGTGAGCCAGATACCAGCCCTCCTTATTTCAACTTCTTCAGGAATTCTTGTTACTAAGTCTTCCTCAATCCATGATATGGGAGAAGATATCATTAAACAACTAACTCAGCAGCCTATAGTACTTATGCTTGGCGCAGTTATCATTGCTATACTTGGGTTAATGCCATCTCTTCCTAAAATACCTATGTTTTTAATTAGTAGCATAATCGGATACCTGGGTTATACGATGTATACTTCTGCAAAAGAAGAAAAGTTAGAGGAATCTGTTTCTGTGAAAAAATCTGAAGAAATTAAGAAGCCAGAAAATGTTCTTTCATTGCTACAGGTTGACCCAATTGAGATTGAATTTGGCTATGGTATTATACCATTGGCAGACTCGAGCCAAGGTGGAGATTTGCTTGATAGAATAGTGATGATTAGAAGACAATTAGCTGTAGAACTTGGAATCATCGTGCCGATGATAAGACTCCGAGATAATATCCATTTAAAGTCAAATGAGTATATAATTAAATTAAAAGGAATTGAAGTAGCACGAGGGGAAATAATGTTTGGACGTTATCTGGCCATGAATCCAGGAGGAGAAATAGAGGGTGGAGGCATTGATGGTATCCCTACAAAAGAACCGGCTTTTGGCCTTCCAGCAATTTGGATAGATGAAAACAATAGGGAACGAGCAGAAGCATTAGGATACACGGTGGTAGATCTATCGTCTGTAATTGCAACACATTTGACATCTATATTACGTAAATACGCATATGAAATATTGTCCCGACAGGATGTACAAACATTAATTGACAATATAAAGGAATCAAATAAAGCTCTTGTCGATGAAGTTATACCAAAAGTTATATCGCTTGGTGAGTTGCAAAAAATTTTAAGTAATCTTTTGCGTGAGGGTTTATCAATAAGAGACCTGGCAACTATTTTAGAAGCTATTTCCGATAATATAAATTTGACAAGAGATACTGATATTCTAACTGAATATGTTAGGCAATCTATGGCTCGATATATTACTTCTTTATATACTACAAATAGAAAGATTAATGTCCTAGCGGTTGACCAAGACATTGAGAACAAAATATTAAACTCCATTCAACAGACAGAAAGAGGATTGACTGTTAGTATTGAACCAGAATTTGTTAATAATCTTTTGCGCGCGATATCTAAAGAAATACCCAAGTTCAACGCATATGGTGGACAACCTATTATACTTACTCAGCCAATTGTGCGTTTTGAAATTAAACGGCTCACGGAGCAAGCAATACCGGAACTAGTGGTCTTATCGTATAATGAACTTACTTCAGATGTCCAATTAAACATTATAGGGACTGTGAGGGTGTAA
- a CDS encoding flagellar brake protein — protein MANNLELGQNIELIFDGKSYKSKIENIIDDQTYVVGVPIIHHSYVFIPLNESVKLRYIAKDCIYQFDGKVVKKSVDPVYTITIAQIGPFERIQRRENFRLEVSIKANFKIKDDETMYEGIIKDISGGGVKLATNKRLNINDEVLIEFTLPGSVNFSLNGVVTRNVKNGANFDVGISFKDIDTNSREKIVSFIFAEQRKLLKRGLME, from the coding sequence ATGGCAAATAATCTGGAGTTGGGGCAAAATATAGAATTAATTTTTGATGGAAAATCTTACAAAAGTAAAATAGAAAATATCATTGATGATCAAACTTATGTTGTAGGAGTTCCTATCATACATCACTCTTACGTATTTATTCCGTTAAACGAAAGTGTAAAACTAAGATATATTGCGAAAGATTGTATATATCAATTTGACGGTAAAGTTGTTAAAAAATCGGTTGACCCTGTTTATACGATTACTATCGCTCAGATAGGCCCTTTTGAACGAATTCAGCGCAGAGAAAATTTTAGATTAGAGGTTTCCATAAAGGCTAATTTTAAGATAAAAGATGATGAGACTATGTACGAGGGGATAATTAAGGATATAAGTGGTGGGGGTGTTAAATTAGCGACTAATAAAAGATTAAATATCAATGATGAGGTTTTAATTGAATTTACACTTCCAGGTTCAGTGAATTTTAGTTTGAATGGAGTTGTAACCAGAAATGTAAAAAATGGGGCAAATTTTGATGTAGGTATTTCATTCAAGGACATTGACACTAATAGTAGAGAAAAAATAGTTAGTTTTATTTTTGCCGAACAGAGAAAATTGTTAAAGAGAGGTCTTATGGAGTGA
- the fliQ gene encoding flagellar biosynthesis protein FliQ, translated as MSQEFVMDIGRQALYVFLELSAPILIITLAVGLLVSIIQATTQIQEQTLTFIPKILAVILILILLGPWMLNVITSYTNNLLSNIIQYIR; from the coding sequence ATGAGTCAAGAATTTGTAATGGATATAGGGAGACAAGCTTTATATGTTTTCTTAGAATTAAGTGCACCAATACTTATTATAACATTGGCCGTTGGTTTGTTAGTAAGTATAATTCAGGCTACTACGCAGATACAGGAACAGACATTGACGTTTATTCCGAAGATACTTGCTGTTATTTTAATATTGATATTGCTCGGACCGTGGATGCTCAATGTTATTACATCATATACCAATAATCTTCTTTCAAATATTATTCAGTATATAAGATAG
- a CDS encoding response regulator — protein MGKNILIVDDAAFMRMMIRDILTKNGYTVIGEADNGATALDKYQELSPDLVIMDITMPEVDGIQAVREIRRVDPNAKIIMCSAMGQQAMVIEAIQAGARDFIVKPFQAERVIEAVKKIIG, from the coding sequence ATGGGCAAAAATATATTAATCGTTGATGATGCTGCTTTCATGAGGATGATGATCAGAGATATTCTTACTAAAAATGGGTATACGGTTATAGGAGAAGCCGATAATGGTGCTACTGCCTTGGATAAGTACCAGGAATTAAGTCCAGATCTTGTCATTATGGATATTACCATGCCTGAGGTTGACGGTATACAGGCAGTAAGGGAGATAAGGAGAGTAGACCCTAATGCTAAAATAATAATGTGTTCGGCTATGGGACAACAGGCAATGGTTATAGAGGCAATCCAAGCAGGTGCCAGAGACTTTATTGTTAAACCATTTCAGGCCGAGAGGGTAATAGAGGCAGTTAAAAAGATTATAGGATAG
- a CDS encoding flagellar biosynthetic protein FliO produces the protein MGIQSFLWFLFVFALILLMAYYVTKYFAAFSVSTNRTKHIKVIDRYIIARDKYILLIKVGKYLYLIGVTNNDIRIISQIDYLNDSEHIEADDSSVHTNGLAVSNFREILGKYFKNKKGS, from the coding sequence ATGGGGATTCAATCATTTTTGTGGTTTTTGTTTGTATTTGCATTAATACTTTTAATGGCATACTACGTAACCAAATATTTTGCTGCTTTTTCAGTATCTACAAACAGGACAAAACATATAAAAGTTATAGACAGGTATATTATTGCCAGAGATAAATATATACTTTTGATAAAAGTGGGTAAATATCTATATCTTATAGGTGTAACCAATAATGATATACGAATCATTTCACAAATTGATTATTTAAATGACAGCGAACATATTGAGGCAGACGATTCCAGTGTTCATACCAATGGACTAGCAGTAAGTAATTTCAGGGAAATTCTGGGAAAATATTTTAAGAACAAAAAAGGGTCTTAA
- the flhB gene encoding flagellar biosynthesis protein FlhB: MSRIYNLQLFAEEEKTEPASPKKREDLRKKGHTFKSNDIVMGFTLLTGFVLFHVMSGYIANGMYNTLRFFFNLLSNPSQYLTISGVKNIFAYIFIKIISLTFPMALIISFTGIMMNVFQTGFIFSTESLNFTLNNINPLNGFKRIFSKRTVAEFAKSLLKIILVGYVIYSYLSKSYNHIFNVLDMEMPQILSFINSSIYNIGLEAGLTLLVIGVADYFYQRWDFEQSIRMSKQEVKEEFKETEGNPQTKSRIREAQRRVSTRRMMEDVKKAQVVVTNPTHIAVALMYDELKNNAPVVVGKGINDIALRIKKVAEENRIPVVENIELAHLLYDKTEIGSEIPPELYKAVAEILAFVYSLRNK; encoded by the coding sequence ATGTCAAGGATATATAATCTGCAACTTTTTGCTGAGGAAGAAAAGACTGAGCCGGCGTCACCTAAGAAAAGAGAGGATCTACGAAAAAAGGGACATACCTTTAAGAGCAATGATATTGTTATGGGTTTTACATTATTGACAGGATTTGTTCTGTTTCACGTTATGTCGGGGTATATAGCGAATGGGATGTATAATACTCTGCGATTTTTTTTCAATTTGTTAAGTAATCCATCGCAGTATTTAACAATATCAGGAGTAAAGAATATATTTGCATATATATTCATAAAAATTATTAGTCTTACTTTTCCAATGGCTTTAATTATTTCATTTACAGGCATAATGATGAATGTTTTTCAAACTGGGTTTATTTTTTCTACTGAATCTTTGAATTTTACTTTGAATAACATAAATCCATTAAATGGATTTAAACGAATTTTTTCAAAAAGGACAGTTGCTGAATTTGCAAAATCGTTACTAAAAATTATATTGGTAGGTTATGTGATATATTCATATCTGTCAAAGAGTTATAACCACATTTTTAATGTGTTAGACATGGAAATGCCACAGATTCTTTCATTTATCAATAGTTCAATATATAATATAGGTTTGGAAGCAGGCCTAACTTTACTTGTCATAGGAGTCGCTGATTATTTTTATCAAAGATGGGATTTTGAACAGAGTATACGAATGTCAAAACAGGAGGTTAAAGAAGAATTCAAAGAAACTGAAGGTAATCCTCAGACAAAATCACGGATTAGAGAAGCTCAGAGGAGAGTTTCTACGAGACGTATGATGGAGGATGTGAAAAAGGCCCAAGTAGTTGTTACTAACCCTACCCACATAGCTGTTGCGTTAATGTATGATGAATTAAAAAATAATGCCCCTGTGGTTGTTGGTAAAGGGATAAATGACATTGCCTTAAGGATCAAAAAGGTTGCAGAAGAAAACCGTATACCCGTTGTAGAAAATATTGAATTAGCTCATTTACTTTATGACAAGACAGAGATTGGTTCAGAGATTCCTCCAGAATTATATAAGGCGGTTGCAGAGATTTTAGCGTTTGTATATAGTTTAAGAAATAAGTAG
- a CDS encoding AAA family ATPase has product MDQAESLRRIVQGNNGIKKAKIVTVTSGKGGVGKTSFSVNLGICMSQAGYRVIVFDADIGLANVEIELGFVPKYTIEDIIDQRKNILDILTDGPENLKFVSGGNGVERLINLTTEQLQFVIQNLSLLEYYADYIIIDTGAGINNIVYGFSYISDIVILVITPEPTSLADGYSLLKYMKSDVFVSKKLFLTINKVKKNTNHNQIAENFINTVNEYLNMKVDYLGPISYDDNVTKSIYEQSPIILRYPHSNASRCIRDITEILLNQKSKKGYGFKSLFQLLRGRGV; this is encoded by the coding sequence ATGGATCAAGCAGAATCTCTAAGAAGAATAGTCCAGGGCAATAACGGTATTAAAAAAGCAAAAATTGTAACTGTGACCAGCGGAAAGGGTGGAGTTGGCAAAACGAGTTTTAGTGTTAATCTTGGTATTTGTATGTCTCAAGCAGGTTATAGGGTAATAGTTTTTGATGCGGATATTGGCCTGGCAAATGTTGAGATTGAACTAGGATTTGTCCCAAAGTATACAATAGAAGATATAATAGACCAACGTAAAAATATTCTTGATATATTAACTGATGGACCTGAAAATTTAAAATTTGTCTCAGGGGGTAATGGTGTAGAAAGATTAATAAATTTAACCACAGAACAGTTACAATTTGTAATACAAAATTTATCTCTGCTTGAATATTATGCAGATTATATTATTATAGATACGGGTGCTGGAATCAATAATATAGTCTATGGTTTTAGCTATATAAGTGATATTGTTATTCTTGTTATAACCCCTGAGCCAACTTCTCTTGCTGATGGTTACAGTCTATTAAAGTATATGAAAAGTGATGTATTCGTCTCAAAAAAATTATTTTTAACAATAAATAAAGTAAAGAAGAACACCAATCACAATCAGATAGCAGAAAATTTTATAAATACTGTAAATGAATACTTAAATATGAAAGTTGATTATCTAGGACCAATTTCTTACGATGATAATGTTACCAAAAGTATATATGAGCAGTCTCCAATAATTTTACGTTATCCGCACTCTAATGCATCACGTTGTATTAGAGATATAACTGAAATCTTGTTGAATCAGAAATCAAAAAAGGGTTATGGTTTTAAATCCTTGTTTCAGTTATTAAGAGGCCGGGGGGTTTAG